A single Micromonospora sp. CCTCC AA 2012012 DNA region contains:
- a CDS encoding nucleotidyltransferase domain-containing protein produces MDSDLRHYLAELVDRARAVLGADLVGAYAAGSVGLGAYQPGRSDVDVALVVAHPVAGAAKRTLVARLRHEALPCPARGLELVVYRRDVARSGSPEPGFEVELNSGPAMPFRATYDPADRPAADGRFWYALDRAILRSGGLRLLGPPAADVFAEPAPADLRRLLSTALRWWLALPLPEGDGPAPGAEDAVLGACRALVRVRDGVWLSKPDAGRRLADRGEDADLLGRCVAARHGGPPPTADEARAFQRRVLAELDGTH; encoded by the coding sequence ATGGACTCCGACCTGCGGCACTATCTCGCCGAGCTGGTGGACCGGGCCCGCGCGGTGCTCGGCGCCGACCTCGTCGGCGCGTACGCGGCCGGCTCGGTCGGCCTGGGCGCGTACCAGCCGGGGCGCAGCGACGTGGACGTGGCGCTGGTGGTGGCCCACCCGGTGGCCGGCGCGGCGAAGCGCACGCTGGTGGCGCGGCTGCGGCACGAGGCGCTGCCCTGCCCGGCGCGAGGGCTGGAGCTGGTCGTCTACCGCCGCGACGTGGCGCGCTCGGGCAGCCCGGAGCCCGGCTTCGAGGTGGAGCTCAACAGCGGCCCGGCGATGCCCTTCCGGGCCACGTACGACCCGGCGGACCGGCCGGCGGCCGACGGGCGGTTCTGGTACGCGCTCGACCGGGCCATCCTGCGCTCGGGCGGCCTGCGCCTGCTGGGCCCGCCCGCCGCCGACGTCTTCGCCGAACCCGCCCCGGCCGACCTGCGCCGCCTGCTGTCGACGGCGCTGCGCTGGTGGCTGGCGCTGCCGCTGCCCGAGGGCGACGGGCCGGCGCCGGGCGCGGAGGACGCGGTGCTGGGCGCCTGCCGCGCGCTGGTGCGGGTCCGCGACGGGGTGTGGTTGTCCAAGCCGGACGCCGGCCGGCGCCTGGCCGACCGGGGCGAGGACGCCGACCTGCTCGGCCGCTGTGTCGCGGCCCGGCACGGCGGCCCGCCGCCCACCGCCGACGAGGCGCGGGCGTTCCAGCGCCGGGTCCTCGCCGAGCTGGACGGTACGCATTGA
- a CDS encoding glycosyl hydrolase produces MTPPLRDHSPGGSPLTTPVEPTHRGRGIRALALATASFLAAGVLGVVVAGGGTAEAGTVGAGSYTETLPPGGALPKGCGTISTNPRLFVTADAPKGAIPTNDWWSSLLWKRNNCATSENMMAHPLAYHAENNGLGVSYTTTPAISGTATGTGEYHYPYTEDIRVGVAGLGAPIVKAADWTDWTVTADWNDGARTMRATIGHGLPFSYYQITGGNAQITAAAAPTVWANSGSMIGFTVNGHDYVAYAPTGAGWTVGGAGISSTLGGKGYFSVAVLPGGATDKAALAAEYGKYAHAHVTGTKMTYSYDPATSTVRTTYAFTTTPREGTETRTVVSLYPHQWRSLVGATPITPTYVSPRGAMRTLTGVASFTTSMKYTGVLPEVPAVGDSSGADLSTITNYLNAELANPEGISGQDTYWAGKGLGRAARVAEIADQLGLTAVRDAAVTAMKTRLTNWLTAGSGETSQLFYYDKNWGTLIGYPASYFSDEDLNDHHFHYGYFIAAAATVAKFDPTWASTTKYGGMVDMLIRDANNYDRSDARFPYLRDFDIYAGHDWASGLACFFAGNNQESSSEGMNFANALIQWGQATGNTAVRDAGVFIWTTQSAAISEYWFDVHDENFPAAFGHKTVGMVWGDGGAYATWFSSAPEMIQGINMLPITGGHFYLGNDPAYVLTNYNELVTNKGGPPSVWQDIIWEFQALGDGDKALANFRANSTFASEEGESKAHTFHWIRNLAALGNVDTSVTANHPLAKVFKKGTARTYVASNITAEPLTVTFSDGTKLAVPAGKTVASGAQTWSGGNATGGVVVPTTPPTTPTDSPSPTPTSPTPSPTTTTFPPPPTPTPTPTTSTPPATPLSPTQYLLTGGALGGTAGTTGTVSVAAANGTHDGTPTNPQVFTATGLTGAYNGGTTAFDLAVDSGTSVGNGVQARVSYDLTGDGTFDRVETYNYYATDPVTGVEHYKQTQGLKSATGTLGDLANGTVKVEVWSALGNGATNLGVGNASQLVLPYTGSAPTTTPPPTGDPTAFAADLYLQGSSQLSGAAGAAGTATVTAANGNWVGTPHNPLVYTSTGVTATYNGGQTRFDLFLDAGTGVGDGTHVRVSYDLTGDGTFDRVETYNYYATDPVTGMEHYTEAKGLYSGVGTLGNLAGGTVKVEVWNAIGSTPTTLGTGNQSKVTLPYTG; encoded by the coding sequence ATGACACCTCCCCTCCGGGACCACTCCCCCGGTGGCAGTCCGCTGACCACACCCGTAGAGCCCACCCACCGCGGCCGGGGCATCCGCGCCCTGGCCCTCGCCACCGCCTCGTTCCTCGCCGCCGGCGTGCTCGGCGTCGTGGTCGCCGGCGGCGGTACCGCCGAGGCCGGCACCGTCGGCGCCGGCAGCTACACCGAGACCCTGCCGCCCGGCGGCGCGCTGCCCAAGGGCTGCGGCACCATCAGCACCAACCCGCGCCTCTTCGTCACCGCGGACGCGCCGAAGGGTGCGATCCCCACCAACGACTGGTGGTCGTCGCTGCTGTGGAAGCGCAACAACTGCGCCACCAGCGAGAACATGATGGCGCACCCGCTGGCGTACCACGCGGAGAACAACGGGTTGGGGGTGTCGTACACGACCACGCCGGCGATCAGCGGCACCGCCACCGGCACCGGCGAGTACCACTACCCGTACACCGAGGACATCCGGGTCGGGGTCGCGGGGCTCGGCGCGCCGATCGTCAAGGCCGCCGACTGGACCGACTGGACGGTCACCGCCGACTGGAACGACGGCGCGCGCACCATGCGGGCCACCATCGGCCACGGCCTGCCGTTCAGCTACTACCAGATCACCGGCGGCAACGCGCAGATCACCGCCGCCGCCGCGCCGACCGTCTGGGCCAACTCCGGTTCGATGATCGGCTTCACGGTCAACGGCCACGACTACGTCGCGTACGCGCCGACCGGCGCCGGCTGGACCGTGGGCGGGGCGGGCATCAGCTCCACCCTCGGCGGCAAGGGCTACTTCTCCGTCGCCGTGCTGCCGGGCGGTGCCACCGACAAGGCCGCCCTGGCGGCCGAGTACGGCAAGTACGCCCACGCGCACGTCACCGGCACCAAGATGACCTACTCGTACGACCCGGCGACCAGCACGGTCCGCACGACGTACGCCTTCACCACCACCCCGCGCGAGGGCACCGAGACCAGGACGGTGGTGTCGCTCTACCCGCACCAGTGGCGCAGCCTCGTCGGGGCCACCCCGATCACCCCCACGTACGTCTCGCCACGCGGCGCGATGCGGACCCTGACCGGCGTCGCCTCCTTCACCACCAGCATGAAGTACACCGGCGTGCTGCCGGAGGTGCCGGCGGTGGGCGACTCGTCCGGCGCCGACCTCAGCACCATCACCAACTACCTCAACGCCGAACTGGCCAACCCGGAGGGGATCAGCGGCCAGGACACCTACTGGGCGGGCAAGGGCCTCGGCCGGGCCGCCCGGGTCGCCGAGATCGCCGACCAGCTCGGCCTGACCGCCGTCCGCGACGCGGCGGTGACCGCCATGAAGACCCGGCTCACCAACTGGCTGACCGCCGGCTCCGGCGAGACCAGCCAGCTGTTCTACTACGACAAGAACTGGGGCACGCTGATCGGCTACCCCGCCTCGTACTTCTCCGACGAGGACCTGAACGACCACCACTTCCACTACGGCTACTTCATCGCCGCGGCGGCCACGGTGGCCAAGTTCGACCCGACCTGGGCCTCCACCACCAAGTACGGCGGCATGGTCGACATGCTGATCCGGGACGCCAACAACTACGACCGCTCCGACGCCCGCTTCCCCTACCTGCGGGACTTCGACATCTACGCCGGCCACGACTGGGCCTCCGGCCTGGCCTGCTTCTTCGCCGGCAACAACCAGGAGTCCTCCTCCGAGGGGATGAACTTCGCCAACGCCCTGATCCAGTGGGGTCAGGCGACCGGCAACACCGCCGTCCGGGACGCCGGGGTCTTCATCTGGACCACCCAGTCCGCGGCGATCTCCGAGTACTGGTTCGACGTGCACGACGAGAACTTCCCCGCCGCCTTCGGCCACAAGACCGTCGGCATGGTGTGGGGTGACGGCGGCGCGTACGCCACCTGGTTCTCCTCGGCCCCGGAGATGATCCAGGGCATCAACATGCTGCCGATCACCGGCGGGCACTTCTACCTCGGCAACGACCCGGCGTACGTGCTGACCAACTACAACGAGCTGGTCACCAACAAGGGCGGGCCGCCGAGCGTGTGGCAGGACATCATCTGGGAGTTCCAGGCCCTCGGCGACGGGGACAAGGCGCTGGCCAACTTCCGGGCGAACAGCACCTTCGCCAGCGAGGAGGGCGAGAGCAAGGCGCACACCTTCCACTGGATCCGCAACCTCGCCGCCCTGGGCAACGTGGACACCTCCGTCACCGCGAACCACCCGCTGGCCAAGGTGTTCAAGAAGGGCACGGCCCGCACCTACGTCGCGTCGAACATCACCGCCGAGCCGCTGACGGTGACCTTCTCCGACGGTACGAAGCTGGCCGTGCCGGCCGGTAAGACGGTCGCCTCCGGGGCGCAGACCTGGAGCGGTGGCAACGCCACCGGTGGCGTGGTCGTCCCGACCACCCCGCCGACCACGCCGACCGACTCCCCGTCGCCCACCCCGACCAGCCCGACCCCGAGCCCGACGACCACCACCTTCCCGCCGCCGCCCACCCCGACCCCGACCCCGACGACCAGCACGCCGCCGGCGACCCCGCTCAGCCCGACCCAGTACCTGCTCACCGGTGGTGCCCTCGGCGGCACGGCGGGCACCACCGGGACGGTCTCGGTGGCCGCCGCCAACGGCACCCACGACGGCACGCCGACCAACCCGCAGGTGTTCACCGCCACCGGGCTGACCGGCGCCTACAACGGCGGGACCACCGCGTTCGACCTGGCCGTCGACTCGGGCACCTCGGTCGGCAACGGCGTGCAGGCCCGGGTGTCGTACGACCTGACCGGCGACGGCACCTTCGACCGGGTGGAGACGTACAACTACTACGCCACCGACCCGGTCACGGGGGTGGAGCACTACAAGCAGACCCAGGGCCTGAAGTCGGCCACCGGCACCCTCGGTGACCTGGCCAACGGCACCGTCAAGGTGGAGGTCTGGAGCGCCCTCGGCAACGGCGCGACGAACCTGGGCGTCGGCAACGCGTCCCAGCTCGTCCTGCCGTACACCGGGAGCGCGCCGACCACCACGCCGCCGCCCACCGGCGACCCGACCGCCTTCGCCGCCGACCTGTACCTGCAGGGCAGCAGCCAGCTCTCCGGCGCGGCCGGTGCCGCCGGCACGGCGACGGTCACCGCCGCCAACGGCAACTGGGTGGGTACGCCGCACAACCCGCTGGTCTACACCAGCACCGGGGTCACCGCGACGTACAACGGGGGGCAGACCCGGTTCGACCTGTTCCTCGACGCCGGCACCGGCGTCGGCGACGGCACCCACGTCCGGGTGTCGTACGACCTGACCGGCGACGGCACCTTCGACCGGGTGGAGACGTACAACTACTACGCCACCGACCCGGTCACCGGGATGGAGCACTACACCGAGGCCAAGGGCCTGTACTCGGGCGTGGGCACGCTCGGGAACCTGGCCGGCGGCACGGTGAAGGTCGAGGTGTGGAACGCCATCGGCAGCACCCCGACCACGCTCGGCACCGGCAACCAGTCGAAGGTGACCCTCCCGTACACCGGGTGA
- a CDS encoding diacylglycerol/lipid kinase family protein, whose amino-acid sequence MSTSAATRPATHADTRTLGTVAVVAHRKKTFGGGLDELRATLVAAGVGRLLWYEVPKSRKAPKKVRKALEKGAELLLVWGGDGMVQRCADTLAGSGVPMGILPAGTANLFATNLGIPVDLPEAVRIGLHGRRRELDLGRINGEHFAVMAGAGFDGDLIREADRKLKGKLGRVAYVWTGLRHVRGELVRTRVRVDGADWFDGEASCVLFGNVGTITGGIPAFDDARPDDGALEIGVSTADGAIDWARTLGRMAAGRSAESPFVRITRGRKVTVRFAQPKTYELDGGARGTAKRLKVKVVPRALTVCCPDTPA is encoded by the coding sequence ATGAGCACGAGCGCCGCCACCCGCCCCGCGACCCACGCCGACACCCGGACCCTGGGCACCGTCGCGGTCGTCGCGCACCGGAAGAAGACCTTCGGCGGCGGCCTCGACGAGCTGCGCGCCACGCTGGTCGCCGCCGGGGTCGGGCGCCTGCTCTGGTACGAGGTGCCGAAGAGCCGCAAGGCGCCGAAGAAGGTCCGCAAGGCCCTGGAGAAGGGTGCCGAGCTGCTGCTGGTCTGGGGCGGCGACGGGATGGTGCAACGCTGTGCCGACACCCTCGCCGGCTCCGGCGTGCCGATGGGCATCCTGCCCGCCGGCACGGCGAACCTCTTCGCCACCAACCTCGGCATCCCCGTCGACCTGCCCGAGGCGGTCCGGATCGGGCTGCACGGGCGTCGCCGGGAGCTGGACCTGGGCCGGATCAACGGCGAGCACTTCGCGGTGATGGCGGGTGCCGGCTTCGACGGGGACCTGATCCGTGAGGCCGACCGGAAGCTCAAGGGGAAGCTCGGTCGCGTCGCGTACGTCTGGACCGGGCTGCGGCACGTCCGTGGTGAGCTGGTGCGCACCCGGGTACGGGTCGACGGCGCCGACTGGTTCGACGGCGAGGCGAGCTGCGTGCTCTTCGGCAACGTCGGCACGATCACCGGTGGCATCCCCGCCTTCGACGACGCCCGCCCCGACGACGGCGCGCTGGAGATCGGCGTCTCCACCGCCGACGGCGCGATCGACTGGGCCCGTACGTTGGGCCGGATGGCGGCCGGCCGGTCGGCGGAGTCGCCGTTCGTACGGATCACCCGGGGCCGGAAGGTGACCGTACGCTTCGCGCAGCCGAAGACGTACGAGCTGGACGGTGGGGCGCGCGGCACGGCGAAGCGGCTGAAGGTCAAGGTGGTGCCGCGGGCGCTGACGGTCTGCTGCCCGGACACCCCGGCCTGA
- a CDS encoding S1 family peptidase — protein sequence MRVRRSTSLLAAAVGLVAATALTGVASAAPRTYSADQLARVDRAVAASGVGGIAWRVDAASRRVVVTADRTVSTADLAAVSRSAGRDAGAIRVDRAAGVFRPLLSAGNAIYGGGYRCSLGFNVVSGGVYYFLTAGHCGNVAKTWYTDSGLKTLIGPTISSSFPGNDYALVRYDNTGLSHPGGYAAANAYVGEAVKRTGSTSGTHGGTVTALNVTVRYSGGGTVKGMIQTTVCAEPGDSGGPLYDGSKALGITSGGSGDCKTGGTTFYQPVTEAAGAYGVTVY from the coding sequence ATGCGAGTCCGCCGATCAACGTCCCTGCTCGCCGCCGCCGTCGGCCTGGTGGCCGCCACCGCGCTCACCGGTGTCGCGTCGGCCGCGCCCCGCACGTACAGCGCCGACCAGCTCGCCCGGGTCGACCGGGCCGTCGCCGCCTCCGGCGTCGGGGGCATCGCCTGGCGGGTGGACGCCGCATCCCGCCGGGTCGTGGTGACCGCCGACCGGACCGTCTCCACCGCCGACCTCGCCGCCGTCAGCCGCAGCGCCGGCCGCGACGCCGGCGCGATCCGGGTCGACCGGGCCGCCGGCGTCTTCCGCCCCCTGCTGTCGGCCGGCAACGCCATCTACGGCGGCGGCTACCGCTGCTCGCTCGGCTTCAACGTGGTCTCCGGCGGGGTCTACTACTTCCTGACCGCCGGACACTGCGGGAACGTGGCGAAGACCTGGTACACCGACTCCGGCCTGAAGACCCTGATCGGCCCCACCATCAGCTCCAGCTTCCCGGGCAACGACTACGCCCTGGTCCGCTACGACAACACCGGGCTGAGCCACCCGGGCGGCTACGCCGCCGCGAACGCGTACGTCGGGGAGGCGGTGAAGCGGACCGGGTCGACCAGCGGCACCCACGGCGGCACCGTCACCGCGCTGAACGTCACCGTCCGCTACTCCGGCGGCGGCACCGTCAAGGGCATGATCCAGACCACCGTCTGCGCCGAGCCCGGCGACTCCGGCGGCCCGCTCTATGACGGCTCCAAGGCGCTCGGCATCACCTCCGGCGGCAGCGGTGACTGCAAGACCGGCGGCACCACGTTCTACCAGCCGGTCACCGAGGCGGCCGGCGCCTACGGCGTGACCGTCTACTGA
- a CDS encoding VOC family protein, producing MHRSRLHALIIDVPIDGEQAASDFWSAALGAPAQRVPTEPEFTELADVVPDLVTALQAVDDAPRYHLDIETDDVHAEVDRLLALGATRVSQWQECHVLRAPSGHLLCVIPVAGDPASFAATARRWD from the coding sequence ATGCATCGATCCCGACTGCACGCCCTGATCATCGACGTGCCGATCGACGGCGAGCAGGCGGCGAGCGACTTCTGGTCCGCCGCCCTCGGCGCCCCGGCACAGCGGGTGCCCACCGAGCCGGAGTTCACCGAGCTGGCCGACGTGGTGCCCGACCTGGTCACCGCCCTCCAGGCGGTCGACGACGCGCCGCGCTACCACCTCGACATCGAGACGGACGACGTCCACGCCGAGGTGGACCGGCTGCTCGCGCTCGGTGCCACCCGGGTGTCCCAGTGGCAGGAGTGTCACGTGCTGCGTGCCCCGAGCGGGCACCTGCTCTGCGTCATCCCGGTGGCCGGCGACCCGGCGTCGTTCGCGGCGACCGCCCGCCGCTGGGACTGA
- a CDS encoding glycoside hydrolase family 18 protein — protein sequence MRRSALLATLLLTLATATPATAAPPPTGGATAAATPIQVYGAWHCGDDYCTWGTLRDPAEFDSRNHWLVDRGDGRPSVNLVVLSFVNPLALLHATTDATTLDGVPRGMTSQIVDYFTAHGVRVMLSVGGITYTDDWDAALAENPTLLGQRAAAVATRLGVGIEIDYEQNTGPNLAGVQAFIDAYRAVHPYDGSGARPEARLTIDVAAGDRWLIDLNRRATADWLRTDAPVLDYANAMVPARPASASTSQASWQEHLDGKAQYSPPVPPLAPAKLTGGVYLAYGGKPLPECVDYATSVQRAAAPYVQTAAPHGAGVTAGLLGFMFWAAERPSTRGIGTVPPYTCEGGAGAGATALGVPVPMPALRQS from the coding sequence GTGCGACGCTCCGCCCTGCTGGCCACGCTCCTGCTCACGCTGGCGACCGCCACCCCGGCGACCGCCGCCCCACCCCCGACCGGCGGCGCGACCGCCGCGGCCACCCCGATCCAGGTCTACGGCGCCTGGCACTGCGGCGACGACTACTGCACCTGGGGCACCCTCCGCGACCCTGCCGAGTTCGACAGCCGCAACCACTGGCTGGTTGACCGGGGCGACGGTCGTCCCTCGGTCAACCTGGTGGTGCTGAGCTTCGTCAACCCGCTCGCGCTGCTGCACGCCACCACCGACGCGACCACCCTCGACGGGGTGCCCCGGGGGATGACCTCGCAGATCGTCGACTACTTCACCGCGCACGGGGTCCGGGTCATGCTCTCCGTCGGCGGTATCACCTACACCGACGACTGGGACGCCGCGCTCGCCGAGAACCCCACCCTGCTCGGCCAGCGGGCCGCCGCCGTCGCCACCCGGCTCGGCGTCGGCATCGAGATCGACTACGAGCAGAACACCGGCCCGAACCTCGCCGGCGTCCAGGCGTTCATCGACGCCTACCGCGCCGTCCACCCGTACGACGGCAGCGGTGCCCGTCCCGAGGCCCGGCTCACCATCGACGTGGCCGCCGGCGACCGCTGGCTGATCGACCTCAACCGCCGGGCCACCGCCGACTGGCTGCGCACCGACGCCCCGGTGCTGGACTACGCCAACGCCATGGTGCCGGCCCGGCCCGCGTCGGCCAGCACCTCGCAGGCGAGCTGGCAGGAGCACCTCGACGGCAAGGCGCAGTACAGTCCGCCGGTGCCGCCGCTCGCCCCGGCCAAGCTCACCGGCGGCGTCTACCTCGCCTACGGCGGCAAGCCGCTGCCCGAGTGCGTCGACTACGCCACCTCGGTGCAGCGGGCCGCCGCCCCGTACGTGCAGACCGCCGCCCCGCACGGCGCGGGCGTCACCGCCGGGCTGCTCGGATTCATGTTCTGGGCCGCCGAGCGCCCGTCCACCCGGGGCATCGGCACCGTCCCGCCGTACACCTGCGAGGGTGGTGCGGGGGCCGGCGCGACGGCCCTCGGGGTGCCGGTGCCGATGCCGGCGCTGCGCCAGAGCTGA